The Bombus fervidus isolate BK054 chromosome 3, iyBomFerv1, whole genome shotgun sequence genome includes a window with the following:
- the Clip-190 gene encoding cytoplasmic linker protein 190 isoform X6: protein MTDPKPSGIRPPSKIGRPCSNLPPRPAVPPSPPRPSMNNSVVLTEDTDSFIIGDRVWVGGTKPGSIAYIGETQFAPGDWAGVVLDEPIGKNDGSVAGSRYFQCEPKRGIFSRLTRLTRAPLTDIITASSPIQKTPTSPSDSAKGSLSKSMSPSLNASTTSLSSTVSQRDLRIGDRVIVSSSQGSKTGVLRYIGITEFALGEWCGVELDEPIGKNDGSVNDKRYFECRPKYGLFAPAHKVSRSPSSKRSSCIVHKPTGAALNTSLRKTGSRESLLSMSSIVSTASTATKAGASAARRPGFRTSTPARITLQETLKEKQQEIEILRKERDLERERITKAANQADQAEQSLISVVKEYEQYREKMQKTVTDAEVAFSKLLEEKNALALQLEEEKRKCEDLLFRFEEESVNKDDIQKERSEQCVINTVNESKIKDLEKLLLEERERVGQLERDSIKLFETEEELARLRNEVSNVTAQETLQLEDLQSRNKILEESRNNLENEVQEKRILIEQYINQITQLESKLKENQQESAVHKESETSLRIEIERATKDLEKKNTLIEDMKKEFEHSTNTLKEQLQKATETIENIKKESTSEKELLKSKYDKIVEEKENLLKAKTEELELQSKKQLEVQNVALENLKTENMKQISKLSESFNEQLNMKDSKIKEVSTKLDQKISETEKLMVELSTQIDINKKKDEELSVALKKLEELNEKLKLMEEKNCLLSKQIQEYEKIADDSFKIVQEKQKLEHDIASLMATEANSSVQLKKLSEELKVKEKELSELRSTTAAEIEELTKRYQGQIEEKAKCIEEANAYISQKSLLLSKLENDVLELKSILANKDEEIKNLTQKTLDLQNALTLSEQAKTNLENEFQGLQSNIEQLNQQVAGTENKLSQVTSQKEKLEADIANLINTSADSSEQLKKYNEDLRSKEKELDEFKDKAFKNETILKSLELKLINIETELNKANTLIQEQRSELENNKSELEKEKKLNVELSSKIKGFETENVELEKQIKENDYIKEELKERTQESLNLSNELKNNKEEILNLQKQHETLKNSHKEEVSSLQKVIDNIKAELTTSQETTRALQKIKSKLEANQSANRWTIEELTEKLEAEATNRAKLESLMTEKDSNLHELQKKYEELQKANEALIANQEATDKNLTTSLDNMSSEVKELRDKLDVAAETIKVKEDALVQMKKETEQTEAQILKLNDTVASIQREQTENVEEMKKLQETLSKKEKEISNITETKISLENNLKSVELKLEENIKTLESQLKTVQNELDVKNNMLQESEHIIKELKSSKEESVMKLQNTLECEMKAKQTELEFAMQKNSELQKHQQSLQDTIEKQVNDLNNKEVTIDKLTAQIKALEDAQMTKLKMDEQMQNEEVKLMQSKLSEAIKENRNLVDSKESLERLLVEQKKKIEMLTNTIQTKEKETEKNIQNLVEKLNLVSTESAQLKEAQSNLERENKQITAKWTEATSQLKLTRENIKNNYDAAGGDMKQHMVDKDIDMIKLKEEYETAKSQIDFLNSVIVEMQRKNEALLCKVEVLEIGVPANEADEYTKTTLEKRMAAPRMFCDICEQFDLHETEDCPRQAQDFLDTEKVVKTPKKTSVERPYCENCEMFGHDTRDCDDAETF from the exons ATGACTGATCCAAAACCATCAGGAATAAGACCACCCTCAAAAATTGGTCGACCATGTAGCAATTTACCACCAAGACCAGCTGTTCCACCATCACCTCCAAGACCATCAATGA ATAACAGCGTGGTTCTGACGGAGGACACGGACAGCTTCATAATAGGAGATCGAGTATGGGTCGGTGGCACGAAACCAGGCTCCATTGCTTATATCGGCGAAACTCAATTTGCCCCTGGAGATTGGGCTGGAGTGGTACTGGACGAACCTATTG GCAAGAACGATGGATCCGTGGCTGGCAGTCGGTACTTCCAATGCGAACCAAAGCGAGGAATATTCTCTCGATTGACCAGACTGACCAGAGCACCGTTGACCGATATCATCACTGCATCATCACCGATACAAAAGACACCTACGTCGCCAAGTGACAGCGCGAAAGGAAGCCTAAGCAAATCCATGTCTCCGTCTCTAA ACGCATCAACGACGAGTCTATCGTCCACGGTGTCGCAGAGGGATCTCAGGATAGGTGACAGGGTAATAGTATCGTCCAGTCAAGGCAGCAAAACCGGTGTCCTCAGGTACATCGGCATCACAGAGTTTGCACTTGGCGAATGGTGCGGTGTGGAACTAGATGAGCCGATTGGAAAGAACGATGGTTCCGTCAACGACAAGAG GTACTTCGAGTGTCGACCTAAATACGGTCTCTTCGCACCCGCGCACAAGGTCAGCCGGTCGCCGTCCAGCAAAAGGTCATCGTGCATAGTGCACAAGCCAACTGGCGCCGCCCTGAACACGTCCCTGAGGAAGACCGGTTCCAGAGAGTCATTGCTCTCGATGTCGAGCATCGTCAGCACCGCGAGCACAGCCACCAAGGCTGGTGCCAGCGCCGCGAGG CGGCCTGGTTTTCGCACCTCAACACCTGCACGAATCACCCTGCAG GAAACGTTAAAGGAGAAACAACAGGAGATCGAGATTCTCCGGAAAGAACGAGATTTAGAACGTGAACGAATTACGAAAGCCGCAAATCAAGCAGATCAGGCAGAACAGTCGCTTATTTCAGTAGTAAAAGAATATGAGCAG TATCGCGAGAAAATGCAAAAAACCGTTACTGACGCGGAGGTTGCGTTTTCAAAATTACTCGAAGAGAAAAATGCACTTGCTTTACAATTGGAGGAAGAGAAGAGGAAGTGTGAAGATCTCCTGTTTCGTTTCGAGGAAGAATCGGTTAACAAGGATGATATTCAG aaagaaagaagtgaGCAATGT GTGATAAATACTGTAAATGAAAGTAAGATCAAAGATCTTGAAAAGCTGTTGCTGGAAGAAAGAGAACGTGTCGGTCAACTTGAACGTGATAGCATCAAATTATTCGAAACGGAAGAAGAACTGGCTCGTCTTCGCAATGAAGTCTCAAATGTTACTGCTCAAGAAACGCTGCAACTCGAAG ACTTACAGAgtcgtaataaaattttggaGGAAAGTAGAAATAATCTTGAGAATGAGGTGCAAGAGAAAAGAATACTTATAGAGCAGTATATAAATCAAATAACTCAATTGGAatcaaaattgaaagaaaatcaaCAAGAAAGCGCGGTTCATAAAGAATCAGAGACAAGTTTGcggatagaaatagaacgtgCGACGAAAGATTTGGAGAAAAAGAATACGTTGATAGAAGatatgaaaaaggaatttgaACACAGTACAAATACTTTGAAAGAGCAGTTGCAAAAAGCTAcagaaacgatagaaaatattaaaaaggaaaGTACAAGTGAAAAGGAATTATTAAAGTCAAAGTATGATAAGATAGtcgaagagaaggaaaatcTTTTGAAAGCAAAAACAGAAGAATTAGAACTACAATCAAAAAAACAGTTAGAAGTACAAAATGTTGCATTGGAGAATCTTAAGACTGAGAATATGAAGCAAATTAGCAAACTTTCAGAGTCTTTCAATGAACAATTGAATATGAAAGACTCGAAGATTAAAGAAGTTTCTACTAAGCTTGATCAAAAAATATCTGAGACTGAAAAACTGATGGTTGAACTATCCACgcaaattgatataaataagaagaaagatgAAGAATTATCTGTTGCTTTAAAGAAACTGGAAG aaCTAAACGAAAAGCTCAAGTTAATGGAAGAAAAGAATTGTTTGCTTTCTAAACAAATCCAAGAGTACGAAAAAATTGCTGATGATAGTTTTAAAATAGTCCAGGAAAAGCAGAAGTTG GAACACGATATCGCTTCCTTAATGGCTACCGAGGCCAATTCCTCAGTCCAGTTGAAGAAATTAAGCGAAGAGTTGAAAGTGAAAGAAAAGGAACTATCAGAACTTCGTTCAACAACTGCAGCTGAAATAGAAGAATTAACTAAACGTTATCAGGGTCAGATTGAAGAGAAAGCAAAATGTATAGAAGAAGCAAATGCTTATATATCTCAGAAATCATTATTACTCagtaaattagaaaatgatGTCCTTGAATTGAAGTCGATTCTTGCCAATAaagatgaagaaataaaaaatctcaCACAAAAGACTTTAg ATTTACAAAATGCACTTACTTTATCGGAACAAGCTAAGACAAATCTGGAGAATGAATTCCAAGGACTTCAAAGCAATATAGAACAATTAAATCAACAAGTTGCTGGTACAGAAAATAAACTGTCGCAAGTCACTTCTCAAAAGGAAAAATTG GAAGCTGATATTGCAAATTTGATAAATACTTCTGCTGATTCATCGGAGCAACTTAAGAAATACAACGAGGATTTAcgatcaaaagaaaaagaacttgATGAATTTAAAGATAAAGCATTCAAGAATGAAACTATACTCAAATCATTAGAGTTGAAGTTGATTAATATCGAAACAGAATTAAACAAAGCTAATACATTAATTCAAGAACAACGCTcagaattagaaaataataaatctgaattggaaaaagagaagaaattgaATGTGGAGTTATCTAGCAAAATAAAAGGATTTGAAACAGAAAATGTAGAActtgaaaaacaaataaaagaaaatgattacATTAAAGAAGAACTTAAAGAAAGAACTCAGGAATCATTGAATCTTTCGAATGaactaaaaaataacaaagagGAAATTCTTAATCTACAAAAACAACatgaaactttaaaaaattcacataAAGAGGAGGTGTCTTCTCTTCAGAAAGTGATTGATAACATAAAGGCGGAATTAACTACTTCTCAAGAGACAACAAGGGCTTTGCAGAAGATCAAATCTAAGTTAGAAGCTAATCAAAGTGCCAATCGTTGGACAATTGAAGAATTAACAGAAAAACTCGAAGCTGAAGCAACAAACCGTGCGAAATTAGAATCATTAATGACAGAAAAAGATTCTAATCTGCATGAGTtacaaaaaaaatatgaagaattaCAGAAAGCGAATGAAGCTTTGATAGCTAATCAAGAAGCCACTGACAAAAATCTTACTACATCGTTAGATAATATGTCCAGTGAAGTAAAAGAATTGAGGGATAAACTTGATGTTGCTGCAGAAACGATTAAAGTCAAAGAAGATGCTCTTGtacaaatgaaaaaggaaactGAACAAACTGAAGCACAAATTTTGAAGCTTAATGACACTGTTGCGTCTATTCAAAGGGAACAAACGGAGAATGTagaggaaatgaaaaaattacaagaaacgctatcaaagaaggaaaaggaaatatCTAACATCAcggaaacaaaaatttctttagaaaataatctaaaatctgtagaattaaaattagaagaaaatataaaaacgttAGAATCACAGTTGAAGACTGTACAAAATGAACTAGATGTAAAAAATAACATGCTTCAGGAATCAgaacatataataaaagaattgaaaagCTCCAAAGAAGAATCTGtgatgaaattacaaaatactttAGAATGTGAAATGAAAGCTAAACAAACTGAGCTTGAATTTGCAATGCAGAAAAATTCTGAATTACAAAAACATCAACAATCGCTTCAAGATACGATAGAAAAACAAGTTAATGATTTGAATAACAAAGAAGTAACAATCGATAAATTAACAGCACAAATTAAAGCCTTAGAAGATGCACAAatgacaaaattaaaaatggatGAACAGATGCAAAATGAAGAAGTTAAACTTATGCAAAGTAAACTAAGTGAGGCgattaaagaaaatagaaatctaGTTGACAGTAAGGAATCTCTTGAAAGATTACTTGTAgaacagaaaaagaagattGAGATGTTAACAAATACCATACaaactaaagaaaaagaaaccgagaaaaatattcaaaatttggtagaaaaattaaaccTTGTATCCACGGAATCTGCACAGTTAAAAGAAGCACAAAGTAATTT ggaaagagaaaataaacaaattactGCTAAATGGACAGAAGCAACGAGTCAATTAAAACTTACTCGTGAAAACATAAAGAATAATTACGAT gCAGCAGGAGGTGATATGAAACAACATATgg ttGATAAAGATATTGATATGATAAAGTTAAAAGAGGAATATGAAACAGCAAAAAGTCAAATAGATTTCTTAAATTCTGTAATAGTGGAAATGCAACGTAAAAACGAAGCTTTACTATGTAAAGTTGAAGTTCTTGAAATAGGAGTACCTGCCAATGAAGCTGATGAGTATACCAA AACCACATTAGAAAAACGAATGGCTGCGCCACGTATGTTCTGTGATATTTGTGAACAATTTGATTTACACGAAACGGAAGATTGCCCACGACAAGCTCAAGACTTTCTAGACACGGAAAAGGTTGTAAAGACCCCGAAGAAAACATCGGTGGAAAGACCGTACTGCGAAAACTGCGAAA TGTTTGGACATGATACTCGTGATTGTGATGATGCCGAAACCTTTTAA
- the Clip-190 gene encoding cytoplasmic linker protein 190 isoform X7: protein MDHLWETHGRRLSEAGLRRGSDNSVVLTEDTDSFIIGDRVWVGGTKPGSIAYIGETQFAPGDWAGVVLDEPIGKNDGSVAGSRYFQCEPKRGIFSRLTRLTRAPLTDIITASSPIQKTPTSPSDSAKGSLSKSMSPSLNASTTSLSSTVSQRDLRIGDRVIVSSSQGSKTGVLRYIGITEFALGEWCGVELDEPIGKNDGSVNDKRYFECRPKYGLFAPAHKVSRSPSSKRSSCIVHKPTGAALNTSLRKTGSRESLLSMSSIVSTASTATKAGASAARRPGFRTSTPARITLQETLKEKQQEIEILRKERDLERERITKAANQADQAEQSLISVVKEYEQYREKMQKTVTDAEVAFSKLLEEKNALALQLEEEKRKCEDLLFRFEEESVNKDDIQKERSEQCVINTVNESKIKDLEKLLLEERERVGQLERDSIKLFETEEELARLRNEVSNVTAQETLQLEDLQSRNKILEESRNNLENEVQEKRILIEQYINQITQLESKLKENQQESAVHKESETSLRIEIERATKDLEKKNTLIEDMKKEFEHSTNTLKEQLQKATETIENIKKESTSEKELLKSKYDKIVEEKENLLKAKTEELELQSKKQLEVQNVALENLKTENMKQISKLSESFNEQLNMKDSKIKEVSTKLDQKISETEKLMVELSTQIDINKKKDEELSVALKKLEELNEKLKLMEEKNCLLSKQIQEYEKIADDSFKIVQEKQKLEHDIASLMATEANSSVQLKKLSEELKVKEKELSELRSTTAAEIEELTKRYQGQIEEKAKCIEEANAYISQKSLLLSKLENDVLELKSILANKDEEIKNLTQKTLDLQNALTLSEQAKTNLENEFQGLQSNIEQLNQQVAGTENKLSQVTSQKEKLEADIANLINTSADSSEQLKKYNEDLRSKEKELDEFKDKAFKNETILKSLELKLINIETELNKANTLIQEQRSELENNKSELEKEKKLNVELSSKIKGFETENVELEKQIKENDYIKEELKERTQESLNLSNELKNNKEEILNLQKQHETLKNSHKEEVSSLQKVIDNIKAELTTSQETTRALQKIKSKLEANQSANRWTIEELTEKLEAEATNRAKLESLMTEKDSNLHELQKKYEELQKANEALIANQEATDKNLTTSLDNMSSEVKELRDKLDVAAETIKVKEDALVQMKKETEQTEAQILKLNDTVASIQREQTENVEEMKKLQETLSKKEKEISNITETKISLENNLKSVELKLEENIKTLESQLKTVQNELDVKNNMLQESEHIIKELKSSKEESVMKLQNTLECEMKAKQTELEFAMQKNSELQKHQQSLQDTIEKQVNDLNNKEVTIDKLTAQIKALEDAQMTKLKMDEQMQNEEVKLMQSKLSEAIKENRNLVDSKESLERLLVEQKKKIEMLTNTIQTKEKETEKNIQNLVEKLNLVSTESAQLKEAQSNLERENKQITAKWTEATSQLKLTRENIKNNYDAAGGDMKQHMVDKDIDMIKLKEEYETAKSQIDFLNSVIVEMQRKNEALLCKVEVLEIGVPANEADEYTKTTLEKRMAAPRMFCDICEQFDLHETEDCPRQAQDFLDTEKVVKTPKKTSVERPYCENCEMFGHDTRDCDDAETF from the exons ATGGATCATCTCTGGGAAACGCATGGCCGTCGATTAAGCGAGGCTGGCCTGCGCAGAGGATCAG ATAACAGCGTGGTTCTGACGGAGGACACGGACAGCTTCATAATAGGAGATCGAGTATGGGTCGGTGGCACGAAACCAGGCTCCATTGCTTATATCGGCGAAACTCAATTTGCCCCTGGAGATTGGGCTGGAGTGGTACTGGACGAACCTATTG GCAAGAACGATGGATCCGTGGCTGGCAGTCGGTACTTCCAATGCGAACCAAAGCGAGGAATATTCTCTCGATTGACCAGACTGACCAGAGCACCGTTGACCGATATCATCACTGCATCATCACCGATACAAAAGACACCTACGTCGCCAAGTGACAGCGCGAAAGGAAGCCTAAGCAAATCCATGTCTCCGTCTCTAA ACGCATCAACGACGAGTCTATCGTCCACGGTGTCGCAGAGGGATCTCAGGATAGGTGACAGGGTAATAGTATCGTCCAGTCAAGGCAGCAAAACCGGTGTCCTCAGGTACATCGGCATCACAGAGTTTGCACTTGGCGAATGGTGCGGTGTGGAACTAGATGAGCCGATTGGAAAGAACGATGGTTCCGTCAACGACAAGAG GTACTTCGAGTGTCGACCTAAATACGGTCTCTTCGCACCCGCGCACAAGGTCAGCCGGTCGCCGTCCAGCAAAAGGTCATCGTGCATAGTGCACAAGCCAACTGGCGCCGCCCTGAACACGTCCCTGAGGAAGACCGGTTCCAGAGAGTCATTGCTCTCGATGTCGAGCATCGTCAGCACCGCGAGCACAGCCACCAAGGCTGGTGCCAGCGCCGCGAGG CGGCCTGGTTTTCGCACCTCAACACCTGCACGAATCACCCTGCAG GAAACGTTAAAGGAGAAACAACAGGAGATCGAGATTCTCCGGAAAGAACGAGATTTAGAACGTGAACGAATTACGAAAGCCGCAAATCAAGCAGATCAGGCAGAACAGTCGCTTATTTCAGTAGTAAAAGAATATGAGCAG TATCGCGAGAAAATGCAAAAAACCGTTACTGACGCGGAGGTTGCGTTTTCAAAATTACTCGAAGAGAAAAATGCACTTGCTTTACAATTGGAGGAAGAGAAGAGGAAGTGTGAAGATCTCCTGTTTCGTTTCGAGGAAGAATCGGTTAACAAGGATGATATTCAG aaagaaagaagtgaGCAATGT GTGATAAATACTGTAAATGAAAGTAAGATCAAAGATCTTGAAAAGCTGTTGCTGGAAGAAAGAGAACGTGTCGGTCAACTTGAACGTGATAGCATCAAATTATTCGAAACGGAAGAAGAACTGGCTCGTCTTCGCAATGAAGTCTCAAATGTTACTGCTCAAGAAACGCTGCAACTCGAAG ACTTACAGAgtcgtaataaaattttggaGGAAAGTAGAAATAATCTTGAGAATGAGGTGCAAGAGAAAAGAATACTTATAGAGCAGTATATAAATCAAATAACTCAATTGGAatcaaaattgaaagaaaatcaaCAAGAAAGCGCGGTTCATAAAGAATCAGAGACAAGTTTGcggatagaaatagaacgtgCGACGAAAGATTTGGAGAAAAAGAATACGTTGATAGAAGatatgaaaaaggaatttgaACACAGTACAAATACTTTGAAAGAGCAGTTGCAAAAAGCTAcagaaacgatagaaaatattaaaaaggaaaGTACAAGTGAAAAGGAATTATTAAAGTCAAAGTATGATAAGATAGtcgaagagaaggaaaatcTTTTGAAAGCAAAAACAGAAGAATTAGAACTACAATCAAAAAAACAGTTAGAAGTACAAAATGTTGCATTGGAGAATCTTAAGACTGAGAATATGAAGCAAATTAGCAAACTTTCAGAGTCTTTCAATGAACAATTGAATATGAAAGACTCGAAGATTAAAGAAGTTTCTACTAAGCTTGATCAAAAAATATCTGAGACTGAAAAACTGATGGTTGAACTATCCACgcaaattgatataaataagaagaaagatgAAGAATTATCTGTTGCTTTAAAGAAACTGGAAG aaCTAAACGAAAAGCTCAAGTTAATGGAAGAAAAGAATTGTTTGCTTTCTAAACAAATCCAAGAGTACGAAAAAATTGCTGATGATAGTTTTAAAATAGTCCAGGAAAAGCAGAAGTTG GAACACGATATCGCTTCCTTAATGGCTACCGAGGCCAATTCCTCAGTCCAGTTGAAGAAATTAAGCGAAGAGTTGAAAGTGAAAGAAAAGGAACTATCAGAACTTCGTTCAACAACTGCAGCTGAAATAGAAGAATTAACTAAACGTTATCAGGGTCAGATTGAAGAGAAAGCAAAATGTATAGAAGAAGCAAATGCTTATATATCTCAGAAATCATTATTACTCagtaaattagaaaatgatGTCCTTGAATTGAAGTCGATTCTTGCCAATAaagatgaagaaataaaaaatctcaCACAAAAGACTTTAg ATTTACAAAATGCACTTACTTTATCGGAACAAGCTAAGACAAATCTGGAGAATGAATTCCAAGGACTTCAAAGCAATATAGAACAATTAAATCAACAAGTTGCTGGTACAGAAAATAAACTGTCGCAAGTCACTTCTCAAAAGGAAAAATTG GAAGCTGATATTGCAAATTTGATAAATACTTCTGCTGATTCATCGGAGCAACTTAAGAAATACAACGAGGATTTAcgatcaaaagaaaaagaacttgATGAATTTAAAGATAAAGCATTCAAGAATGAAACTATACTCAAATCATTAGAGTTGAAGTTGATTAATATCGAAACAGAATTAAACAAAGCTAATACATTAATTCAAGAACAACGCTcagaattagaaaataataaatctgaattggaaaaagagaagaaattgaATGTGGAGTTATCTAGCAAAATAAAAGGATTTGAAACAGAAAATGTAGAActtgaaaaacaaataaaagaaaatgattacATTAAAGAAGAACTTAAAGAAAGAACTCAGGAATCATTGAATCTTTCGAATGaactaaaaaataacaaagagGAAATTCTTAATCTACAAAAACAACatgaaactttaaaaaattcacataAAGAGGAGGTGTCTTCTCTTCAGAAAGTGATTGATAACATAAAGGCGGAATTAACTACTTCTCAAGAGACAACAAGGGCTTTGCAGAAGATCAAATCTAAGTTAGAAGCTAATCAAAGTGCCAATCGTTGGACAATTGAAGAATTAACAGAAAAACTCGAAGCTGAAGCAACAAACCGTGCGAAATTAGAATCATTAATGACAGAAAAAGATTCTAATCTGCATGAGTtacaaaaaaaatatgaagaattaCAGAAAGCGAATGAAGCTTTGATAGCTAATCAAGAAGCCACTGACAAAAATCTTACTACATCGTTAGATAATATGTCCAGTGAAGTAAAAGAATTGAGGGATAAACTTGATGTTGCTGCAGAAACGATTAAAGTCAAAGAAGATGCTCTTGtacaaatgaaaaaggaaactGAACAAACTGAAGCACAAATTTTGAAGCTTAATGACACTGTTGCGTCTATTCAAAGGGAACAAACGGAGAATGTagaggaaatgaaaaaattacaagaaacgctatcaaagaaggaaaaggaaatatCTAACATCAcggaaacaaaaatttctttagaaaataatctaaaatctgtagaattaaaattagaagaaaatataaaaacgttAGAATCACAGTTGAAGACTGTACAAAATGAACTAGATGTAAAAAATAACATGCTTCAGGAATCAgaacatataataaaagaattgaaaagCTCCAAAGAAGAATCTGtgatgaaattacaaaatactttAGAATGTGAAATGAAAGCTAAACAAACTGAGCTTGAATTTGCAATGCAGAAAAATTCTGAATTACAAAAACATCAACAATCGCTTCAAGATACGATAGAAAAACAAGTTAATGATTTGAATAACAAAGAAGTAACAATCGATAAATTAACAGCACAAATTAAAGCCTTAGAAGATGCACAAatgacaaaattaaaaatggatGAACAGATGCAAAATGAAGAAGTTAAACTTATGCAAAGTAAACTAAGTGAGGCgattaaagaaaatagaaatctaGTTGACAGTAAGGAATCTCTTGAAAGATTACTTGTAgaacagaaaaagaagattGAGATGTTAACAAATACCATACaaactaaagaaaaagaaaccgagaaaaatattcaaaatttggtagaaaaattaaaccTTGTATCCACGGAATCTGCACAGTTAAAAGAAGCACAAAGTAATTT ggaaagagaaaataaacaaattactGCTAAATGGACAGAAGCAACGAGTCAATTAAAACTTACTCGTGAAAACATAAAGAATAATTACGAT gCAGCAGGAGGTGATATGAAACAACATATgg ttGATAAAGATATTGATATGATAAAGTTAAAAGAGGAATATGAAACAGCAAAAAGTCAAATAGATTTCTTAAATTCTGTAATAGTGGAAATGCAACGTAAAAACGAAGCTTTACTATGTAAAGTTGAAGTTCTTGAAATAGGAGTACCTGCCAATGAAGCTGATGAGTATACCAA AACCACATTAGAAAAACGAATGGCTGCGCCACGTATGTTCTGTGATATTTGTGAACAATTTGATTTACACGAAACGGAAGATTGCCCACGACAAGCTCAAGACTTTCTAGACACGGAAAAGGTTGTAAAGACCCCGAAGAAAACATCGGTGGAAAGACCGTACTGCGAAAACTGCGAAA TGTTTGGACATGATACTCGTGATTGTGATGATGCCGAAACCTTTTAA